Below is a genomic region from Palaemon carinicauda isolate YSFRI2023 chromosome 31, ASM3689809v2, whole genome shotgun sequence.
TATGTTAAGATCTCTCGCGAGTCAGCCAGTAAACACAAAACTTCCTTTGATATAAAATTCCGTTTTTCATTGCTGTTTTCTTTCGCCGAGTGTCTTCACTTACATTAAGTTCGCCATTCTACTTTTCGACTGCATATGAATCTTGTCGGAATATGTTTGTTCCCTTTTGGCTGCGCGATAAGTTGTTCGTAAAGGAactttattgaaataatttttgtttacttgTGAATTTGTTATTTTAGTTTTCGTCCAACACTCGTTGAAGTATGATGAAACTTGAATCTGAgttaaagattaatttttattcTAAGTTTTTTAAGGTAAAGATATATTTCATGTGAGAGATTCTCGATAAACTTCTTAAAATAGTATTTGAGGTTTCTCCGCAATACCGCACATCTTGTGCAATTGATTCATTTCTTTTGGCATTAAGTCTTAGAGATTCGCGTTTATTTAGACATTTTATTTGTTCCGTAGGAATACTGTgttgtttatttgtgttttttttttctttttttttggatgaCATGAAAAAACAATGGCTAATAATAAATTTCTAATATAAATACTCTTATTTTGATGACCACTTTCAATTGCAATATTACCTTCAGCAACTATACTGTGAgcatatttcataattattgcaCTCATTCTTTATTAGATTCgttgattataattttattttaccatCAGTTGGTGAAATACAGTTATTAAAAGCCTAACATGTTATTTTGAAGTATGACGTTCGGAATGTTGTAATATTAGTTTATACATAGTATAGcctttttatcatattattttaaCAAGAGTTGAATCTTTCGCTGACATAGACAAATGAGAGATcaatttctttctatatatatttttttctaaacttcaTATTCGTTTCAAGTTAAAATGAAACCTCGGGAAGACCCAGAATATTGATACTGTTGTGACGACAATAAAGATAGGCCGAATTATTACTGAAGTGCCTAAGACATTTCAGGTCTACTTTGAagtcggaggaaaaaaaaaaaaaaaaaaaaaacaggtacgtGTACCGTTTTCATAATGCCAATTTTCACGCTTAGaaaatactcattttttttttgttttgcaagTTTTTGGATGAAACTTTCATCTAATCCAATTAATGAACAATACTTTAATAGACAGTGATGGATTGCACGCATTTGCTTGTCATGCCCAGGTATACGCTGGCACATGGCTAACTTCGTATATTATAATACTATCTTCAAAGGTGCTTTTGTTTCTGCATTTCATATATGTAATATGCAAACATAGTGGATGATAACCATGCTAGATGAGGTAATAGGTAAATAAGATAAAAGCGATGTCATCTTATAGGCTAAAGGGAAACTTaggagtgcttttttttttttttaaataattatttttcttccaaTACATGTTTCCCTTATAAAGCTGTCCATCCAGAAATGTTTAGAAGAATGCATAGGTATGTTTAAATTTCATGCTGATTTTGAAGTTTCATAATTCGTTCAATATTCCTTTCATGCGGAACAAACTGGAAGTaacgttgaagaaaagaaaagtcTAGTGTCGTGAGCTCTATCTATCTTCAACATTTTCGTGACCCTCACCGTAAAGCAAATTCACGAAAGGAATGAAGGATAAAAACACAACTACATAATTTCAAACATTTATAATCAGTTTTAAATAATTTGACATTTAGACTAATGATATGTACATTACATCTTGGCTGATATTGGTGATATTACTTTTGTgagctttttttttatcatttgcttgACATTTGCGCTATTCGAAGTGTTATGATTAACATCTGTAATGGTTGTTGACTCCGCCCTTTCGAAACACCAAGTGAAAGATACGTAGTGGGAAGGACACGGTTTCTTTCAGAGCTTTCTGCTGCTGGGTTCTCGAAGCGAGAAGTTTTGTCTGCTCCGAGAAAGAAAGTTGTAATAACTTCTAAGTTCCTTCTTTTCAGAAAGGGGAGAAAGTCAAAGGAAGGGTAAATAATGTCAAATGAACTAGTTTcgtattacaaaattaaatatctttatgaTGGAGGAACAAATTTGCTGCGTTGCATATGATGTCTGTATAACTGgtcaaacatatactgtataggtaATTATATGTATGAAATTGTGTATAAGTTATATATGAATTTGAAAAACtgcttatgtatgaatatatgtttacgtatatacacacataaatacacaagaATGCCTATAAACGTCTTTATAGATGTGTTTGTGTCATGAAcagttattttgatataaaaaatctaacaaaataagTACTGGAAATCAGTTTAAAACCAACAAAAACTGCTTTCGAGACATCAAGGAAGAATTCATAAATATAGCTTCTCAATATGTACACTTTACATCAATTATATTTGTACAAGTCATCACTAGGAAACTTACAACATGTATAACAAATAATACTTTTTCTGGATCTTACTGCAAGAACACCAACACTTTTCCTAGACAGGATATTCCTCCGTCGAGGGACCTGCCAACTTTGCATTACATCTAAAATGTAATTTTGTGTTATTTTAGGACGTCCTTCAAAACGAGAGACGAATCACTCACTGTCTGGATTTGTAAAGAATATTCATTCTTGTCACAGTCTGGGTACACCTAATAGCACTGGCATGTTCATATCACATATTTTCGGAATTGTTCTTTTACATGTTCATATGTCTGATTTCCTCGAACAACCGCATTGCACATTTCAGCACTGAAATTAAAATCCATATTGATTACTAACCGTATGTTATCAAGATGAATTTACTAGTAACGTGAAATTTTTTATACCCACTGATATCGTATTGCAAACGTAGTTTCATTTTCTAATTTGCTTGTAACTGAATTTAACATTCACTTAGTTCAAATTCACAAATGCTAACGAATGTTATCACTAGGAGCGAGAGGACGATTCTCTTCCACAGTTGTGAGCACTGAGTTTTGTGAGCAAATTTAGAATTTGCATATAATGACGATCACTTAAAGAGAACAGCAATTGTATTGACAATCCTCAAAGTCAGAAATTCCAGTTAATCTTTCTTTCACTTAAAGAGTTCTTGTTACTAACAGAAGGTTGCAATGGATACGGATTCTGCATGGGGTTTCTAATGGATTTCTAATGGAGAACGATCATGAATGCCACCGAAAGTTCCGCCAGCGGCCGGTTGCTAACATCATATGACACTGGCAATGTCAGCTACTTCAGACAGGGAAAAATCTTTCAGTAGTGATGGGCAAAGCTTGACATTAGTTACACCAGGGATGAGAGGGTCGGTCTAACAGGCGTAGGTGTCTGTACAGAAGAGTTATACCCAGAAGACACAGGTGGGTAATACAGGGAGTAAGGAGGGAGAGCAGCTTGATGCGACAGAGACGTGGGTGGTGGGGGCGCCGGGGGAGTATGGGCGGACTCGACACTTCCTGAAGTGGAGCCGTCGTGGTATAAGATGGGCACTCGGACGAGTCTCTGGGCTGCATGGGCCATGTTTGCGGCTTCGAGTTCTGCGGCCAATTGGCGCTTCCACTTattccttctgttttggaaccagATCTTGACTTGTGTCTCCGTCAAATGCAGAGAAGCGGCCAGACCAGCCCGTTCTGAAGAGGATAGATATCTCTTCATGTCAAAGGTGCTTTCCAGTTGGAAGACCTGAGACCTGGAAAAAACAGTCCtggtcttcttcttcctcctcttacgGTCTTCGTCATTTTCATCGCCTGTTCCGCTATTGTTTTGGCCTCCCCCGCCGGAGCCGTTGTCTGCCCCGTCCCCTGTGCGTTGGTCGTCTCTATGGGGTGTTGGGGGGGTTGGTGGAGGGGAAGGAGACCGTGGGAGGGGCGAAGGAGACCGTGATCGTACAACTTCAACGGGAGCTTCACTGTTAGGGCTTCCTGGACCTCCTGGTGTTGGAGAACCTGAGGGTGAAGAAAGAAAAGTGATATAAATACAAttgatatttctataaaagatATTGGACAGTTTACGAAATTGTACCTAAAGACTttcataaa
It encodes:
- the LOC137624923 gene encoding homeobox protein HMX3-like; protein product: MSYELASVITAHSSPAVGPSSRTPSPLGRRSPPPVGGMGESLRSSGTPERSTTSTTPPARSSDSGASSPKTSSPPSHKSFSIASLLSRDDPKKDPNYDPPFPFSQHHDTLAARLGLMSHMSALAARHNLLSLYPADLAGVPPSTPLTPLSGMGVPLGAKNPWYPWALPPLAALASAREKDTGSPTPGGPGSPNSEAPVEVVRSRSPSPLPRSPSPPPTPPTPHRDDQRTGDGADNGSGGGGQNNSGTGDENDEDRKRRKKKTRTVFSRSQVFQLESTFDMKRYLSSSERAGLAASLHLTETQVKIWFQNRRNKWKRQLAAELEAANMAHAAQRLVRVPILYHDGSTSGSVESAHTPPAPPPPTSLSHQAALPPYSLYYPPVSSGYNSSVQTPTPVRPTLSSLV